Genomic DNA from Gemmatimonadales bacterium:
AGTCTTGTCGTGCGCGGCGAGCCGGTCGTAGAATCGGCGCCACGTTGCCATTGGAATCTGCGGGTCGTGCTCGCCCTGCAGCAGCAGGATCGGTACCCGCACCTTGGCCGGATCGAGGGCATTCCACTGTTCCAGATTCCTCCAGTCGGAACGCACGGGATCGTCGGCGAGTGCGACCGCCACGTACGCGCCGACCATCGCCTTCGAGGTCACCGCTGGCGAAATGAAGTCCGACGCCGCGTCGGCGGCAGTGGTCCGCACGCGTGGTGGAATCGCGGGGTCGCCGCCGGCCGGAGTGTGAGTGTCCGGGTCGCGCGGGTAACCGTAGAGGATCAATCCCGACATCCGGTCGCCATGGCGCTGCGCGGTAAGTTGCGAGACGAGCGACCCGTTCGACCAGCCGAGGAGGACCGGCCGTTTCGGCATCGGCTGCGTCTTCGCGATCCAGTCGAGCACCTCGCTCACATCTTCGGCCGCACGATTCGGCGTGTCCCACCCGGTCCCGTCCCGCGGCGAACTGCCGTAGCCGCGCAGGTCGACGGCATACGCGGCATAGCCGTGCGCGGCGAGTGCTTCGAGCACCGACCGCGACTCGCCCGGCACCTGCAGGTCGAAGTCCGGACGCGCGCTCCACGTTCGCCCGTGTACCAGCAGGATTGTGCCGCGCGGGCGGGATGGCCGGCGCGCCCAGACCGCCAGCGGCTCGCCGCCGACGTTCACCGTGAAGTGTTCGAGCGCCGGCGCGGCACGCTGTGCGCGCAGCGGCGCGGGTGCCAGCACCACTGCACCGGCCGCGATGAGGGAGCGAATCGTCATTCGCATCATCACCTCGGGATCACGCTGATGG
This window encodes:
- a CDS encoding alpha/beta fold hydrolase — protein: MTIRSLIAAGAVVLAPAPLRAQRAAPALEHFTVNVGGEPLAVWARRPSRPRGTILLVHGRTWSARPDFDLQVPGESRSVLEALAAHGYAAYAVDLRGYGSSPRDGTGWDTPNRAAEDVSEVLDWIAKTQPMPKRPVLLGWSNGSLVSQLTAQRHGDRMSGLILYGYPRDPDTHTPAGGDPAIPPRVRTTAADAASDFISPAVTSKAMVGAYVAVALADDPVRSDWRNLEQWNALDPAKVRVPILLLQGEHDPQIPMATWRRFYDRLAAHDKTPVVLTGGDHAALLEDTRPSFIDAVTAFADRVIR